One genomic region from Jiangella sp. DSM 45060 encodes:
- the valS gene encoding valine--tRNA ligase: protein MVTDISRTDPVIPERPTVDGLDEVWAARWERDGVYRFDRTRPRAEVFSIDTPPPTVSGSLHVGHVFSYTHTDVVARYQRMRGKAVFYPMGWDDNGLPTERRVQNHFGVRCDPSLPYVPGFEPPADGAGRAAKDQLPVSRRNFIELCERLTADDERAFEELWRRLGLSVDWSHGYQTIDAAARRASQRAFLRNLARDEAYLAEAPTLWDVTFRTAVAQAELEDRERPGAYHDLAFARAGGEPLLIATTRPELLPACVAVVVHPDDERYAALVGTTVRTPLFGVDVPVVAHRLADPEKGTGAAMICTFGDTADVTWWRELALPTRPVVGRDGRMLRDVPPWLDDPAGRAAYEQLAGATMHTARQRVAELLRAGGGLVGEPRPITHPVKFYEKGDRPLEIVTTRQWYLRNGGRDDDLRAALLERGRELSWHPEHMRVRYENWVGGLNGDWLVSRQRFFGVPIPLWYPLDDAGEPVYDTPIVPGEDGLPVDPSSDAPPGYAEEQRGVPGGFTGDPDVMDTWATSSLTPQIAGGWEADDDLFARVFPMDLRPQAHEIIRTWLFASVVRAHLENGVLPWRHAAISGWIIDPDRKKMSKSVGNVVTPLDLLDQYGSDGVRYWAASGRPGADTVFDPGQMKIGRRLAMKVLNVSRFVLGLGPVAGDAEVTAPLDRAVLAALDDTVAAATRALDDFDHTRALEVTERFFWDFCDDYVELVKARAYGDSGDDAGAASARAALRQALTALLRLLAPFLPFVTEEVWSWWRDGSVHRAPWPEAAAAGGDAELFATASALIGAVRKAKTEARLSLRTEVPRAVARVLPGAAEAAATLLGDVSAAGRIAVLDVESDPGADTVIVALT, encoded by the coding sequence ATGGTGACCGACATCTCGCGCACCGATCCCGTCATCCCCGAACGGCCTACCGTCGACGGGCTGGACGAGGTATGGGCGGCGCGCTGGGAGCGCGACGGCGTCTACCGCTTCGACCGCACCCGCCCGCGGGCCGAGGTGTTCTCCATCGACACCCCGCCGCCCACGGTGAGCGGCTCGCTGCACGTCGGGCACGTCTTCTCCTACACCCACACCGACGTCGTCGCGCGGTACCAGCGCATGCGCGGCAAGGCGGTCTTCTACCCGATGGGGTGGGACGACAACGGCCTGCCGACCGAGCGCCGGGTGCAGAACCACTTCGGCGTGCGCTGCGACCCGTCGCTGCCGTACGTCCCGGGCTTCGAGCCGCCGGCCGACGGCGCCGGGCGCGCGGCGAAGGACCAACTGCCGGTGTCGCGGCGCAACTTCATCGAGTTGTGCGAGCGGCTGACGGCCGACGACGAGCGGGCGTTCGAAGAGCTGTGGCGCCGGCTCGGGCTCTCCGTCGACTGGTCGCACGGCTACCAGACCATCGACGCCGCGGCCCGGCGGGCGTCGCAGCGGGCGTTCCTGCGCAACCTCGCCCGCGACGAGGCCTACCTCGCCGAGGCGCCCACGTTGTGGGACGTCACGTTCCGCACGGCGGTCGCGCAGGCCGAGCTGGAGGACCGCGAGCGGCCCGGCGCCTACCACGACCTCGCCTTCGCCCGGGCCGGCGGCGAGCCGCTGCTCATCGCGACCACCCGCCCCGAGCTGCTGCCGGCCTGCGTCGCCGTCGTCGTGCACCCCGACGACGAGCGCTACGCCGCGCTGGTCGGCACGACCGTCCGCACGCCGCTGTTCGGCGTCGACGTGCCCGTGGTGGCGCACCGGCTGGCCGACCCTGAGAAGGGCACCGGCGCGGCGATGATCTGCACGTTCGGCGACACCGCCGACGTCACCTGGTGGCGCGAGCTGGCGCTGCCCACCCGTCCGGTCGTCGGCCGCGACGGCCGCATGCTGCGCGACGTCCCGCCGTGGCTGGACGACCCCGCCGGGCGCGCGGCGTACGAGCAGCTGGCCGGCGCGACGATGCACACCGCCAGGCAGCGGGTGGCCGAGCTGCTGCGCGCCGGCGGCGGCCTCGTCGGCGAGCCGCGGCCGATCACCCACCCGGTGAAGTTCTACGAGAAAGGCGACCGCCCGCTCGAGATCGTCACCACCCGGCAGTGGTACCTGCGCAACGGCGGCCGCGACGACGACCTGCGTGCGGCGCTGCTCGAGCGCGGCCGCGAGCTGAGCTGGCACCCCGAGCACATGCGGGTGCGGTACGAGAACTGGGTCGGCGGGCTGAACGGCGACTGGCTGGTCAGCCGGCAGCGGTTCTTCGGCGTGCCGATCCCGCTCTGGTACCCGCTCGACGACGCCGGCGAGCCGGTGTACGACACGCCGATCGTGCCCGGCGAGGACGGCCTGCCGGTCGACCCGTCCTCCGACGCACCGCCCGGGTATGCCGAGGAGCAGCGCGGCGTGCCCGGCGGCTTCACCGGCGACCCCGACGTCATGGACACCTGGGCCACGTCGTCGCTGACGCCGCAGATCGCCGGCGGCTGGGAGGCCGACGACGACCTGTTCGCCCGGGTGTTCCCGATGGATCTGCGGCCGCAGGCGCACGAGATCATCCGCACGTGGCTGTTCGCCAGCGTCGTCCGGGCCCACTTGGAGAACGGCGTGCTGCCGTGGCGGCACGCGGCCATCTCCGGCTGGATCATCGACCCCGACCGCAAGAAGATGTCCAAGTCGGTCGGCAACGTCGTCACCCCGCTCGACCTCCTCGACCAATACGGCTCCGACGGCGTGCGCTACTGGGCCGCGAGCGGCCGGCCCGGCGCCGACACCGTGTTCGACCCCGGCCAGATGAAGATCGGGCGCCGCCTGGCGATGAAGGTCCTCAATGTCAGCCGGTTCGTGCTCGGCCTCGGCCCGGTGGCCGGTGACGCCGAGGTCACCGCGCCGCTGGACCGCGCCGTCCTGGCCGCCCTCGACGACACCGTCGCGGCCGCCACGCGCGCCCTCGACGACTTCGACCACACCCGCGCGCTCGAGGTCACGGAGCGGTTCTTCTGGGACTTCTGCGACGACTACGTCGAGCTGGTGAAGGCCCGTGCCTACGGCGACTCCGGCGACGACGCGGGCGCGGCGTCGGCCCGGGCGGCGTTGCGGCAGGCGCTGACGGCGCTGCTGCGGCTGCTCGCGCCGTTCCTGCCGTTCGTCACCGAGGAGGTCTGGTCGTGGTGGCGCGACGGCTCGGTGCACCGGGCGCCGTGGCCCGAGGCCGCCGCCGCCGGTGGCGACGCGGAGCTGTTCGCGACGGCGTCGGCGCTGATCGGGGCGGTGCGCAAGGCGAAGACGGAGGCGCGGCTGTCGCTGCGGACGGAGGTGCCGCGGGCGGTCGCGCGCGTGCTGCCCGGCGCTGCCGAGGCGGCCGCCACGCTGCTCGGCGATGTCAGTGCGGCCGGTCGCATCGCCGTCCTCGACGTCGAGTCCGACCCCGGCGCCGACACGGTCATCGTCGCGCTCACCTGA
- a CDS encoding trypsin-like serine protease translates to MKTFRARVRAAGALAAALVTGLTVMSAAGTAAAAEEIPQESLIVQSSPADFETKIVGGAPAPEGEYPFVTYLVIDDQFACGGSLIEPDVVLTAAHCVNGTGPTDGIVAHFGSVDLTSPDIQTFTSESVSSGNISGIPNDWALVQLSEEVPAEVATPIDIVSDDSFDASETFRVIGWGATSEGGEASEVLLEVDVPGVSDEDCVAAYEAIDIQTSPEVELCAGDLEQGGVDSCQGDSGGPLLVEENGEYLQVGVVSWGEGCARPGIPGVYTQLSAVTDSIAAVLDGNAPAEVADVQIETTAGEPVEITLTADDADGDDVTFKVSEAESGSLTTDDETLTTLVYTPAEGFTGEDTFLYLANDGHTDGIPATVTVTVTEAEEPTPTPTETPTEEPSETPSATPTEDPGDDDGDGEELPDTGSNTTTMIGLAMLLAAGGAGAAFAARRRVNGSNV, encoded by the coding sequence GTGAAGACCTTCCGCGCGCGCGTCCGCGCTGCGGGCGCGCTGGCGGCGGCCCTGGTCACGGGCCTCACCGTCATGAGCGCCGCCGGCACCGCAGCCGCGGCCGAGGAGATTCCGCAGGAGTCCCTCATCGTCCAGAGCTCCCCGGCCGACTTCGAGACGAAGATCGTCGGCGGCGCTCCCGCCCCCGAGGGCGAGTACCCGTTCGTCACCTACCTGGTGATCGACGACCAGTTCGCCTGTGGCGGCTCGCTGATCGAGCCCGACGTCGTCCTCACCGCCGCTCACTGCGTCAACGGCACCGGCCCGACCGACGGCATCGTCGCGCACTTCGGCTCCGTCGACCTCACCAGCCCCGACATCCAGACGTTCACGTCGGAGTCCGTGAGCTCGGGCAACATCTCCGGCATCCCGAACGACTGGGCGCTGGTCCAGCTGAGCGAAGAGGTGCCGGCCGAGGTCGCGACCCCGATCGACATCGTCTCCGACGACTCGTTCGACGCGTCCGAGACCTTCCGGGTCATCGGCTGGGGCGCCACCTCCGAGGGTGGCGAGGCCAGCGAGGTGTTGCTCGAGGTCGACGTGCCGGGCGTCAGCGACGAGGACTGCGTCGCCGCCTACGAGGCCATCGACATCCAGACCAGCCCCGAGGTCGAGCTGTGCGCCGGTGACCTCGAGCAGGGCGGCGTCGACTCCTGCCAGGGCGACTCCGGTGGCCCGCTGCTCGTCGAGGAGAACGGCGAGTACCTCCAGGTCGGCGTCGTGAGCTGGGGCGAGGGCTGCGCCCGCCCGGGCATCCCGGGTGTCTACACCCAGCTGAGCGCCGTCACCGACAGCATCGCCGCCGTTCTCGACGGCAACGCTCCGGCCGAGGTCGCCGACGTCCAGATCGAGACCACCGCCGGTGAGCCGGTCGAGATCACCCTGACGGCCGACGACGCCGACGGCGACGACGTCACGTTCAAGGTGAGCGAGGCCGAGTCCGGCTCGCTGACCACCGACGACGAGACCCTCACCACGCTGGTCTACACGCCGGCCGAGGGCTTCACCGGTGAGGACACCTTCCTGTACCTCGCCAACGACGGCCACACCGACGGCATCCCCGCCACGGTCACCGTCACGGTGACGGAGGCCGAGGAGCCCACCCCGACGCCGACCGAGACCCCGACCGAGGAGCCGAGCGAGACCCCGTCCGCGACGCCCACCGAGGACCCGGGTGACGA